One part of the Solanum dulcamara chromosome 3, daSolDulc1.2, whole genome shotgun sequence genome encodes these proteins:
- the LOC129882556 gene encoding probable sodium/metabolite cotransporter BASS3, chloroplastic isoform X2, protein MSTIPSLSLKYPKPILSIPNSIFHSKNFFIRYPALKGYNGGGLNAVACSTPSSLTGRVGLHRREGNLSLLSFGANPRSFYIAEDEDKVDYSQALSALLPFVVALTAVAALSQPSTFTWVSKELYAPALGGIMLSIGIRLSIDDFALAIKRPLPLSVGFVAQYVLKPALGLLVAQAFGMPPMFYAGFVLMSCVAGAQLSSYASFLSKSDVAFSILLTSSSTIASVLVTPLLTGLLIGSVVPVDAVAMSKSILQVVLLPVGLGLVLNTYAKPVVSVVQPVMPFVAMLCTSLCIGSPLAINRAQILSAEGAKLIAPVLTFHAMAFAVGYWLSKLPIFRFEEEVCRTISLCTGMQSSTLAGLLATQFLGSSQAVPPACSVVAMAIMGLSLASFWGSGYRIRDMPSILFPPTASTINPLQ, encoded by the exons ATGTCAACAATTCCATCTTTATCCCTCAAATACCCAAAACCTATCCTTTCTATCCCCAATTCGATTTTCCatagtaagaatttttttataaggTATCCAGCTCTTAAAGGGTATAATGGGGGCGGCTTAAACGCTGTTGCATGTTCGACTCCGTCGTCGTTAACTGGGAGAGTGGGTTTGCACAGACGGGAAGGCAACTTGTCGTTACTGTCGTTTGGTGCAAATCCGAGGAGCTTTTATATAGCAGAAGATGAAGATAAGGTAGATTATTCACAAGCACTTTCTGCATTGCTTCCTTTTGTTGTGGCGCTCACTGCTGTGGCTGCTCTTTCTCAGCCTTCAACTTTCACATG GGTGTCTAAAGAATTGTACGCTCCTGCACTTGGAGGAATCATGTTATCAATTGGTATTAGACTTTCTATTGATGATTTTGCTCTTGCGATTAAAAG ACCTTTGCCCTTATCTGTTGGATTCGTTGCTCAATATGTCCTGAAGCCAGCTCTTGGCTTGCTGGTAGCACAGGCATTTGGGATGCCTCCGATGTTCTACGCTGGTTTTGTCCTTATGTCTTGTGTTGCAGGGGCTCAATTATCAAGTTATGCCAGCTTCTTGAGCAAAAGTGATGTGGCTTTCAGTATTCTCTTGACCAGTTCAAGCACCATTGCTTCAGTTCTTGTTACTCCACTTTTAACTGGCCTGCTTATTGGTTCAGTCGTTCCAGTTGATGCAGTTGCAATGTCAAAGTCAATCTTGCAG GTCGTTCTTCTCCCCGTCGGTCTTGGCTTAGTGCTGAACACCTATGCAAAACCAGTAGTATCTGTTGTTCAACCTGTGATGCCATTTGTTGCCATGCTTTGTACTTCACTGTGTATTGGCAGCCCTCTTGCAATCAATCGTGCTCAGATTCTTTCTGCTGAGGGTGCAAAATTGATCGCTCCCGTACTGACATTTCATGCAATGGCATTTGCAGTGGGTTATTGGCTCTCGAAACTTCCAATTTTTAG GTTTGAAGAAGAAGTCTGCAGGACGATTTCTTTATGCACAGGAATGCAGAGTTCTACACTGGCGGGGCTACTCGCAACTCAATTTCTTGGAAGCAGTCAAGCGGTACCCCCTGCATGTTCTGTTGTTGCAATGGCTATAATGGGCCTTTCCCTTGCCTCTTTCTGGGGCAGTGGATACCGGATCAGGGACATGCCATCCATTCTGTTTCCACCAACTGCTTCGACTATCAACCCTTTACAGTAA
- the LOC129882556 gene encoding probable sodium/metabolite cotransporter BASS3, chloroplastic isoform X1, producing the protein MSTIPSLSLKYPKPILSIPNSIFHSKNFFIRYPALKGYNGGGLNAVACSTPSSLTGRVGLHRREGNLSLLSFGANPRSFYIAEDEDKVDYSQALSALLPFVVALTAVAALSQPSTFTWSTDVMLVKQIPCTLTMAYGVSKELYAPALGGIMLSIGIRLSIDDFALAIKRPLPLSVGFVAQYVLKPALGLLVAQAFGMPPMFYAGFVLMSCVAGAQLSSYASFLSKSDVAFSILLTSSSTIASVLVTPLLTGLLIGSVVPVDAVAMSKSILQVVLLPVGLGLVLNTYAKPVVSVVQPVMPFVAMLCTSLCIGSPLAINRAQILSAEGAKLIAPVLTFHAMAFAVGYWLSKLPIFRFEEEVCRTISLCTGMQSSTLAGLLATQFLGSSQAVPPACSVVAMAIMGLSLASFWGSGYRIRDMPSILFPPTASTINPLQ; encoded by the exons ATGTCAACAATTCCATCTTTATCCCTCAAATACCCAAAACCTATCCTTTCTATCCCCAATTCGATTTTCCatagtaagaatttttttataaggTATCCAGCTCTTAAAGGGTATAATGGGGGCGGCTTAAACGCTGTTGCATGTTCGACTCCGTCGTCGTTAACTGGGAGAGTGGGTTTGCACAGACGGGAAGGCAACTTGTCGTTACTGTCGTTTGGTGCAAATCCGAGGAGCTTTTATATAGCAGAAGATGAAGATAAGGTAGATTATTCACAAGCACTTTCTGCATTGCTTCCTTTTGTTGTGGCGCTCACTGCTGTGGCTGCTCTTTCTCAGCCTTCAACTTTCACATG GAGTACTGATGTCATGCTGGTGAAGCAAATTCCCTGTACTTTAACTATGGCTTACGG GGTGTCTAAAGAATTGTACGCTCCTGCACTTGGAGGAATCATGTTATCAATTGGTATTAGACTTTCTATTGATGATTTTGCTCTTGCGATTAAAAG ACCTTTGCCCTTATCTGTTGGATTCGTTGCTCAATATGTCCTGAAGCCAGCTCTTGGCTTGCTGGTAGCACAGGCATTTGGGATGCCTCCGATGTTCTACGCTGGTTTTGTCCTTATGTCTTGTGTTGCAGGGGCTCAATTATCAAGTTATGCCAGCTTCTTGAGCAAAAGTGATGTGGCTTTCAGTATTCTCTTGACCAGTTCAAGCACCATTGCTTCAGTTCTTGTTACTCCACTTTTAACTGGCCTGCTTATTGGTTCAGTCGTTCCAGTTGATGCAGTTGCAATGTCAAAGTCAATCTTGCAG GTCGTTCTTCTCCCCGTCGGTCTTGGCTTAGTGCTGAACACCTATGCAAAACCAGTAGTATCTGTTGTTCAACCTGTGATGCCATTTGTTGCCATGCTTTGTACTTCACTGTGTATTGGCAGCCCTCTTGCAATCAATCGTGCTCAGATTCTTTCTGCTGAGGGTGCAAAATTGATCGCTCCCGTACTGACATTTCATGCAATGGCATTTGCAGTGGGTTATTGGCTCTCGAAACTTCCAATTTTTAG GTTTGAAGAAGAAGTCTGCAGGACGATTTCTTTATGCACAGGAATGCAGAGTTCTACACTGGCGGGGCTACTCGCAACTCAATTTCTTGGAAGCAGTCAAGCGGTACCCCCTGCATGTTCTGTTGTTGCAATGGCTATAATGGGCCTTTCCCTTGCCTCTTTCTGGGGCAGTGGATACCGGATCAGGGACATGCCATCCATTCTGTTTCCACCAACTGCTTCGACTATCAACCCTTTACAGTAA